The following proteins are encoded in a genomic region of Candidatus Diapherotrites archaeon:
- the ppsA gene encoding phosphoenolpyruvate synthase, with translation MVVAEKSRDILWFADGSRSDIPVLGGKGANLAEMTNADFPVPNGFVVTSQAYFKFLDETGIRQQVVKLADSIDVDDTARLERTAEQIRTIVKNTPMSEALKIGIRKAYRQLSEKKIAWMNSSEPALVAVRSSATAEDLPTASFAGQQETYLNIQGDLSLLKAVQNCWASLFTARAVYYRKKQGFSTQKVGIAVVVQKMVESDQSGIMFTADPLGDRSKIVVEACFGLGEAIVSGSITPDTFTLDKESLDILDRKISYQAWMLKKSGRDNMKIALDKAKGGRQKVPDETIQKIAELGREIEDHYNAPQDIEWAIEGGKIFIVQSRAITTLGLEKKVAAEETREKSGDASGKIIVKGLAASPGIASGKVKIVPDARDVELVGKGDILVTVMTNPDWVPVMRKSSAIVTDEGGVTCHAAIVSRELGIPCVVGAGNATSVLRNGMIVTVNGFAGTVLEGRAIVQPAPQKAGFKKPLFDQSEVDDFEKALEEKIAALHAKARQKKSGALQAREKAGLEGVEKQAGKLLGEFGKIEAEKMPEKALVKEEALLEGVLRKAAISVKVNVALPDAAERAAQTNADGVGLLRAEHMITASGKHPAEFIREGKEKELKEAVKEGILRVASAFRGKPVWYRTFDARTDEFKELDGGDKEPEEENPMIGWHGIRRDLDEPELLKAQFLAIKELREEGYANVGVMLPFVIRAEEVRKAKEIAQSVGLPADEMEFGVMIETPAAAWTIDEIIGEGIAFVSFGTNDLTQLTLGIDRNNGKIQKLFSELHPAILRQLEFVIKKCSAAGVKTSICGQAASNPEMVKKLIRMGIGSVSANIDAVEEIRKIAMLEEKNLILEKSRKNQ, from the coding sequence TTGGTTGTGGCTGAAAAAAGCAGGGACATTCTCTGGTTTGCGGACGGCTCACGCTCGGACATACCTGTTCTTGGAGGCAAGGGCGCGAACCTCGCAGAAATGACTAATGCGGACTTCCCGGTTCCGAACGGCTTTGTGGTGACGTCGCAGGCCTATTTCAAGTTTTTGGACGAAACCGGAATCAGGCAGCAGGTCGTGAAGCTTGCCGACTCCATAGATGTCGATGACACTGCGAGGCTTGAAAGGACTGCCGAACAGATAAGGACAATCGTCAAAAACACGCCCATGTCCGAGGCGCTCAAAATCGGCATCCGGAAAGCGTACAGGCAGCTCAGCGAAAAAAAGATTGCGTGGATGAACAGTTCCGAACCCGCACTCGTTGCGGTCAGGAGTTCCGCCACGGCTGAAGATCTTCCGACCGCCAGTTTTGCGGGCCAGCAGGAAACCTACCTGAACATCCAAGGCGACCTGAGCCTGCTCAAGGCCGTGCAGAACTGCTGGGCTTCGCTGTTTACGGCGCGCGCAGTCTATTACAGGAAAAAGCAGGGCTTTTCAACGCAGAAAGTAGGCATTGCGGTTGTCGTGCAAAAAATGGTTGAGTCCGACCAGTCGGGCATAATGTTCACTGCCGACCCTCTTGGCGACAGGTCAAAGATTGTTGTGGAGGCCTGCTTCGGCCTGGGCGAGGCGATTGTCAGCGGCAGCATCACGCCCGACACTTTCACTTTGGACAAGGAGAGCCTTGACATTCTTGACAGGAAAATCTCCTACCAGGCATGGATGCTGAAAAAGTCTGGCAGGGACAACATGAAAATCGCGCTCGACAAGGCGAAAGGCGGAAGGCAGAAAGTGCCGGACGAAACGATCCAGAAAATCGCGGAACTCGGAAGGGAAATTGAAGACCATTACAACGCGCCGCAGGACATCGAATGGGCAATCGAGGGCGGAAAGATTTTCATTGTGCAGAGCCGCGCAATAACTACATTGGGCCTGGAGAAAAAGGTTGCTGCAGAAGAAACCAGGGAAAAGTCCGGCGACGCTTCCGGAAAAATCATTGTGAAGGGCCTGGCGGCTTCGCCCGGCATCGCCTCCGGAAAAGTCAAAATCGTGCCCGACGCAAGGGACGTTGAACTGGTCGGCAAAGGCGACATTCTTGTGACTGTCATGACGAACCCGGACTGGGTGCCGGTGATGCGCAAAAGCTCTGCGATTGTCACTGATGAAGGCGGAGTGACGTGTCATGCCGCAATAGTGAGCAGGGAACTCGGCATTCCATGCGTTGTAGGCGCAGGCAACGCGACATCCGTGCTGAGGAATGGAATGATTGTTACCGTGAACGGCTTTGCGGGAACAGTGCTTGAAGGCAGGGCAATTGTTCAACCGGCGCCCCAGAAAGCCGGATTCAAAAAGCCGCTGTTCGACCAAAGCGAAGTCGACGATTTTGAAAAAGCGTTGGAGGAAAAGATTGCCGCGCTGCATGCAAAGGCCAGGCAAAAAAAATCCGGGGCATTGCAGGCAAGGGAAAAAGCCGGGCTTGAAGGTGTGGAAAAGCAGGCAGGAAAATTGCTTGGAGAATTCGGAAAAATCGAAGCGGAAAAAATGCCTGAAAAGGCGCTTGTAAAAGAGGAAGCACTGCTGGAGGGCGTGCTGAGGAAAGCCGCGATCAGCGTGAAAGTGAATGTCGCATTGCCCGACGCTGCTGAAAGGGCTGCCCAGACCAACGCTGATGGGGTGGGGCTGCTGAGGGCCGAGCATATGATTACGGCGTCAGGAAAGCATCCCGCGGAATTCATCCGCGAGGGAAAAGAAAAAGAGTTGAAGGAAGCTGTCAAGGAAGGCATACTGAGGGTTGCCTCCGCTTTCAGGGGAAAGCCTGTTTGGTACAGGACATTTGACGCGCGCACCGACGAGTTCAAGGAACTGGATGGCGGGGACAAGGAACCGGAAGAGGAAAACCCTATGATCGGATGGCATGGCATTCGCCGCGATCTGGACGAGCCGGAACTCCTGAAGGCGCAGTTTTTGGCGATAAAGGAATTGCGCGAAGAAGGCTACGCGAATGTGGGGGTGATGCTGCCGTTCGTCATAAGGGCAGAAGAAGTGAGAAAGGCGAAAGAGATTGCGCAAAGCGTGGGCCTTCCTGCGGATGAAATGGAGTTTGGAGTGATGATTGAAACACCGGCGGCGGCGTGGACGATTGACGAGATTATCGGGGAAGGCATTGCGTTTGTGAGTTTTGGCACAAACGATCTTACACAACTCACTCTAGGCATCGACCGCAACAACGGCAAAATCCAGAAGCTTTTCTCCGAACTTCATCCCGCTATTCTCAGGCAGCTGGAATTCGTGATAAAAAAGTGCTCTGCGGCCGGCGTCAAAACCTCGATCTGCGGCCAGGCCGCAAGCAACCCGGAAATGGTGAAAAAGCTCATCAGGATGGGCATCGGCTCGGTTTCCGCGAACATCGACGCAGTCGAAGAGATTAGGAAGATTGCAATGCTTGAGGAGAAAAACCTGATTCTTGAAAAAAGCCGCAAAAATCAGTAA
- the pyrH gene encoding UMP kinase → MIFSGEKGLFPDISAFMERTEKEAETESDDIARQAASMQYSGFSGQPGDSSHVFVLSIGGSLFCPSSKPDPVKISKIAESINRLQAEGFKFAIVVGGGKAARHFVAAAKANGANNFEQDEIGIAVTRANAALFIPLIQNAYPKVLVDAKDAKLVLSQAKTPVFGGLIPSFTTDAVGCLIAESLNATFVNLSDVDGIYNANPKEHENAKLYTRLDYESLVSLLRVAQSKPGQNLVLDLPAALILKRSKLNAIFLNGNDLDNFEAAVRGREFKGTTVSENAGSAEE, encoded by the coding sequence TTGATTTTTTCCGGTGAAAAAGGCTTGTTTCCCGACATCTCCGCGTTCATGGAGCGCACCGAAAAGGAAGCGGAAACCGAATCCGATGACATCGCGCGGCAGGCCGCCTCAATGCAGTATTCCGGCTTTTCCGGCCAGCCCGGCGATTCGTCGCACGTTTTCGTTCTCTCGATCGGCGGCTCGCTTTTCTGCCCCTCATCTAAGCCCGACCCCGTGAAAATTTCAAAAATTGCTGAAAGCATAAACCGCCTGCAAGCGGAGGGCTTCAAATTCGCAATAGTTGTGGGGGGCGGCAAGGCGGCAAGGCATTTTGTCGCGGCGGCGAAGGCGAATGGCGCCAACAATTTCGAACAGGATGAAATCGGCATAGCCGTGACAAGGGCGAACGCCGCATTGTTCATTCCGCTGATACAAAACGCTTATCCAAAAGTCCTGGTTGACGCGAAAGACGCGAAGCTCGTGCTCTCGCAGGCAAAGACCCCGGTTTTCGGCGGCCTAATTCCAAGCTTCACTACCGACGCGGTCGGCTGCCTGATAGCTGAAAGCCTCAACGCTACATTCGTCAACCTGAGCGACGTGGACGGAATTTACAATGCGAACCCGAAAGAGCACGAGAACGCAAAGCTTTACACCAGGCTCGACTACGAAAGCCTGGTTTCTTTGCTGCGCGTAGCGCAATCCAAGCCCGGGCAGAACCTTGTCTTGGACCTTCCCGCGGCGCTCATACTGAAGCGCTCAAAGCTCAATGCGATTTTCCTGAACGGCAACGACCTTGACAACTTTGAGGCCGCAGTCAGGGGCCGTGAATTCAAGGGCACAACGGTTTCCGAGAATGCCGGAAGCGCGGAAGAATAG
- a CDS encoding gamma-glutamyl-gamma-aminobutyrate hydrolase family protein (Members of this family of hydrolases with an active site Cys residue belong to MEROPS family C26.), whose protein sequence is MICLISQRRNQNRYGAYLDALETSYVTFFEGLGVSLVPVSNESVRVRKMFDEFKAHGVILTGGENVDSKVFGEPPINPAGIAVERDAVEKILVGEAMKRKLPVLGICRGLQFLNVHFGGRLSQSVKEEFGGHAGTQHEIMVVDAGFEKYLGRKTLRVNSFHNQGVPEKLLSKELRAFAMTENGLVEGFYHPAKAVLAVQWHPERKSPDVEANEKIAGIFLEKKFFWLDRK, encoded by the coding sequence ATGATTTGCCTTATTTCGCAACGAAGGAACCAGAACAGGTACGGCGCGTATCTGGACGCGCTTGAAACCTCTTACGTGACTTTTTTCGAGGGCCTGGGCGTTTCGCTTGTTCCAGTTTCAAATGAAAGCGTGCGCGTCAGGAAAATGTTCGACGAATTCAAGGCGCATGGTGTCATACTGACCGGCGGGGAAAACGTCGATTCAAAGGTTTTCGGCGAACCGCCAATCAACCCGGCCGGCATCGCGGTTGAGCGCGACGCCGTTGAAAAAATACTTGTCGGGGAAGCAATGAAAAGGAAGCTGCCGGTGCTTGGCATTTGCAGGGGCCTGCAGTTTTTGAACGTGCATTTCGGCGGCAGGCTCTCGCAAAGCGTCAAGGAAGAGTTTGGCGGCCATGCCGGAACGCAGCATGAAATCATGGTCGTTGACGCAGGCTTTGAAAAATATCTCGGCAGGAAAACCCTGCGGGTCAATTCTTTCCACAACCAGGGCGTGCCGGAAAAGCTCTTGTCAAAGGAGCTTAGGGCGTTTGCGATGACCGAAAACGGGCTTGTGGAGGGCTTTTACCATCCTGCAAAAGCCGTGCTTGCAGTGCAATGGCACCCTGAAAGGAAAAGCCCGGATGTTGAGGCAAACGAAAAGATTGCCGGAATTTTTTTGGAAAAAAAGTTTTTCTGGCTTGACCGGAAGTGA
- a CDS encoding 50S ribosomal protein L16, with product MGLRPGKCYRSKKDRAYSRVAVTVHRRNYIGATPGLKTRQFNMGNPLRKYSHLLNLVVDSSVQIRDNAIESARIAINRYLFKRLGKEGFFMKIRSYPHQILRENKQAQGAHADRIQQGMSHAFGKPIGRAIRVRPGQIIVSVLVDEKGIADAKKALMRANARMPTAMHVEIRTDVESIGTLPKKVRDISEEVKTEEKAAEGAEAEGAEKPAEAKGGKEAAGKKGEAKPAAAGKEAAPKKEEKGAAKPAGKAPAKGKGK from the coding sequence ATGGGTTTAAGGCCTGGAAAGTGCTATCGTAGCAAGAAGGACAGGGCGTATTCGCGCGTTGCCGTTACTGTGCACCGGCGCAACTACATCGGCGCCACGCCCGGCCTGAAGACAAGGCAGTTCAACATGGGCAACCCCCTGCGCAAGTATTCGCACCTGCTCAATCTTGTGGTCGACAGTTCCGTGCAGATAAGGGACAACGCAATCGAAAGCGCGCGCATTGCAATCAACCGCTATCTGTTCAAGAGGCTCGGCAAGGAAGGCTTTTTCATGAAAATCAGGAGCTATCCCCACCAGATCCTGCGCGAGAACAAGCAGGCGCAGGGCGCGCACGCGGACAGAATACAGCAGGGCATGTCGCACGCATTCGGAAAGCCCATTGGCAGGGCCATAAGGGTGAGGCCTGGACAGATAATCGTTTCAGTCCTTGTCGATGAAAAAGGAATTGCCGACGCAAAAAAAGCCCTGATGAGGGCGAATGCCAGAATGCCGACAGCCATGCACGTTGAAATCCGCACTGACGTTGAATCAATCGGAACCCTTCCGAAAAAGGTCCGCGACATCTCCGAGGAAGTCAAAACCGAGGAAAAAGCAGCGGAAGGCGCGGAAGCGGAAGGCGCAGAAAAGCCGGCGGAAGCGAAAGGCGGAAAGGAAGCCGCAGGCAAGAAAGGCGAAGCCAAACCCGCGGCAGCCGGCAAGGAAGCCGCTCCGAAAAAAGAGGAAAAAGGCGCTGCAAAGCCGGCCGGAAAAGCGCCGGCAAAAGGCAAGGGCAAATAA
- a CDS encoding phosphocholine cytidylyltransferase family protein → MVKAIILAAGMGTRLSKYTKDLPKGMLDFMGKPLVKWQVDVYKKMGVDDVIVIRGFAADKINFSGVRYYENKDFANTNMVETLFCAEKELEGEVLVSYADVLFEPKVLKKVLDSNADIGVTVDLAWKDYWTARLGSFELDTESLGFDDSGAITGLGTDSPPIEEIDGRYVGLLKFSKKGVEQARKVYHAGRKGFLGKPWGPSGKVFQKAYMTDLLNKCIEAGNRVEAIRIERGWLEFDTNGDYEKMMQLEKAGGLKRFFDLNALK, encoded by the coding sequence ATGGTGAAAGCAATCATTCTTGCGGCAGGCATGGGAACAAGGCTGAGCAAATACACCAAGGATTTGCCTAAAGGCATGCTTGATTTCATGGGAAAGCCGCTTGTCAAATGGCAGGTTGACGTTTACAAAAAAATGGGCGTCGACGACGTCATTGTCATAAGGGGTTTTGCCGCAGACAAAATAAATTTTTCCGGTGTCAGGTACTATGAGAACAAGGATTTTGCCAACACGAACATGGTCGAAACATTGTTCTGCGCTGAAAAGGAACTTGAAGGAGAAGTGCTCGTTTCCTATGCCGATGTTTTGTTCGAACCGAAGGTTTTGAAGAAGGTTCTTGACTCGAACGCCGACATCGGTGTCACGGTCGACCTCGCATGGAAGGACTACTGGACCGCAAGGCTCGGCTCTTTCGAACTGGACACTGAAAGCCTGGGCTTTGACGACAGCGGCGCGATAACCGGGCTTGGAACGGACAGCCCGCCGATTGAAGAGATTGACGGAAGGTATGTCGGCCTGCTGAAGTTCTCGAAAAAAGGCGTTGAGCAGGCCAGGAAGGTCTACCATGCGGGCAGGAAAGGCTTTCTGGGAAAGCCCTGGGGGCCGTCCGGAAAGGTTTTCCAGAAGGCTTACATGACGGATCTGCTGAACAAGTGCATTGAAGCCGGAAACCGGGTTGAAGCAATAAGGATCGAGCGCGGCTGGCTCGAATTCGACACCAACGGGGATTACGAGAAAATGATGCAATTGGAAAAGGCAGGCGGGCTCAAAAGGTTTTTCGATTTGAATGCCTTGAAATGA
- the prf1 gene encoding peptide chain release factor 1, with translation MAERDEAKGNEAEEAVFKKKLKKLEMFKGRGTELISVYLPSGADRSSVMGQINEELSQSSNIKSPATKKNVQGALRKIDGFLKQIDFRLPENGLVIFCGNVSESEGRSDIKLFTIKPPKPLKVKLYRCDSQLYLEPLLDMAQPQEFFGIVTLDKNESTIAILDGKKYEILGHFTSGVAGKSRAGGQSAKRFEHLREEAANDFFKRIGEKINMTFLEFGDKLKGLVIGGPGITKNYFLNKDLIDHRLKPKILGTIDTSYTDESGIRETIQKSDELLKDTAIIKEKNQINDFLGQVVKGNLATYGQREVEEAIKMGRVSLAIVSEGIDWMVYRFKCLHCGSIEEVIVKDGSFNVNSYKCKSCGYQDVELVEEADYLDWIIEKAKSTGAKVKIISTETDEGAQFLRGFGGIGAILRY, from the coding sequence ATGGCTGAGAGGGACGAAGCGAAAGGCAACGAGGCAGAGGAAGCTGTTTTCAAGAAAAAGCTGAAAAAGCTTGAAATGTTCAAGGGCCGCGGCACAGAGCTCATTTCAGTTTACCTGCCATCAGGCGCAGACAGGAGTTCCGTGATGGGGCAGATAAACGAGGAGCTCTCGCAGTCCTCGAACATCAAAAGCCCGGCGACAAAGAAAAACGTGCAGGGCGCGTTGCGCAAGATCGACGGTTTCCTCAAGCAGATCGACTTCAGGCTGCCGGAAAACGGCCTTGTCATTTTCTGCGGCAATGTCTCGGAATCCGAGGGAAGGTCGGACATAAAGCTTTTCACGATAAAGCCGCCCAAGCCCCTGAAAGTGAAATTGTACAGGTGCGATTCGCAGTTGTACCTCGAGCCGTTGCTTGACATGGCGCAGCCGCAGGAATTTTTCGGCATAGTGACTTTGGACAAGAACGAGTCGACAATCGCGATTCTGGACGGCAAAAAGTACGAGATTCTCGGGCATTTCACTTCGGGAGTTGCGGGAAAATCGAGGGCTGGCGGCCAGTCCGCCAAAAGGTTCGAGCATTTGCGCGAGGAAGCGGCGAACGATTTTTTCAAGCGCATCGGCGAAAAAATCAACATGACTTTTCTTGAATTCGGGGACAAGCTGAAGGGCCTTGTCATCGGCGGCCCCGGCATAACCAAGAACTATTTTTTGAACAAGGACCTCATCGACCACAGGCTCAAGCCCAAAATCCTGGGAACTATTGACACGTCGTATACCGATGAGTCCGGCATCCGCGAAACAATCCAGAAAAGCGACGAACTGCTGAAAGACACTGCAATCATAAAGGAAAAGAACCAGATCAACGATTTTCTGGGCCAGGTAGTGAAAGGGAACCTTGCGACCTACGGCCAGAGGGAAGTCGAGGAAGCGATAAAGATGGGAAGGGTTTCTCTTGCAATAGTCAGCGAGGGCATCGACTGGATGGTTTACAGGTTCAAGTGCCTGCACTGCGGTTCAATTGAGGAAGTCATTGTGAAGGACGGCAGTTTCAACGTGAACTCATACAAGTGCAAGTCGTGCGGCTACCAGGATGTCGAGCTTGTAGAGGAAGCGGATTACCTTGACTGGATAATCGAGAAAGCGAAGTCGACCGGCGCAAAGGTCAAGATCATCAGCACTGAAACCGATGAGGGCGCGCAGTTTTTGCGCGGCTTCGGCGGCATCGGCGCCATACTGAGATACTGA
- a CDS encoding glycosyltransferase family 4 protein, protein MKVCFVSSFFYEKEKMSFGAYPTIHNIVRGVAEKAEVFVLANGSPKRPANDDVGGIRVFRALSVPHDDFRLRTFPLALKGLSVLRREKPGIINSQDIEGALLFKLEKHFSETPRVFSSKMLLQRFAGGLGNNEQPAFDRLKDNSRIFFENMAMKNCTQIVVPSESEKAQTQKLSGKPITVIPNGVDTKEFSPGGNAAGRKRKTIFFSGGHSFRKGAHIAVDAFISLRKDFPELRMIAAGSDFEKFRKKLEQNAIRLGTDVIALPRVPHPELPALLNQCDIILHPSYYETFGTILAEGMACGKPVVASNTAAIPGVVGDAGILCETGSTLQFTEAVRELLLDEKKAGRLGKKGRARVLENFTIEKTVDKYLRLFKSLS, encoded by the coding sequence ATGAAAGTCTGCTTCGTTTCAAGCTTCTTCTATGAAAAGGAAAAAATGTCCTTCGGCGCCTATCCGACCATCCACAACATCGTCAGGGGCGTGGCGGAAAAAGCGGAAGTTTTCGTGCTCGCCAACGGCAGCCCGAAGCGCCCCGCCAATGACGACGTTGGCGGAATCAGGGTTTTCAGGGCGCTATCCGTTCCGCACGACGATTTCCGGCTGCGCACTTTTCCTCTGGCCCTCAAAGGCCTTTCCGTTCTCCGCAGGGAAAAACCAGGCATAATCAACTCGCAGGACATTGAAGGCGCACTGCTGTTCAAGCTTGAAAAGCATTTCTCGGAAACGCCGCGCGTTTTCTCCTCCAAAATGCTGCTGCAAAGGTTTGCCGGCGGTCTCGGCAACAATGAACAGCCTGCTTTCGACAGGCTCAAGGACAATTCGCGCATTTTCTTCGAAAACATGGCGATGAAAAATTGCACGCAAATAGTCGTGCCCAGCGAAAGCGAAAAAGCGCAGACGCAAAAGCTCTCCGGAAAGCCCATAACGGTCATTCCGAACGGCGTGGACACAAAAGAATTCTCGCCCGGAGGCAATGCGGCCGGCCGCAAGCGCAAAACAATTTTTTTCAGCGGAGGGCACAGCTTCAGGAAAGGCGCGCACATAGCAGTTGACGCGTTCATAAGCCTGCGGAAGGATTTTCCTGAACTGCGCATGATTGCAGCGGGAAGCGATTTTGAAAAATTCCGGAAAAAACTGGAACAGAACGCGATCCGCCTCGGAACGGATGTGATTGCCTTGCCGCGCGTTCCGCACCCGGAACTCCCTGCACTGCTCAATCAGTGCGACATTATCCTGCACCCGAGCTATTACGAAACATTCGGCACGATTCTTGCGGAGGGAATGGCCTGCGGAAAGCCGGTTGTGGCGTCAAACACCGCGGCAATCCCCGGAGTTGTGGGGGATGCCGGCATACTTTGCGAAACCGGCAGCACTCTCCAGTTCACGGAAGCAGTGCGGGAACTGCTGCTTGACGAAAAAAAAGCCGGGCGTTTGGGAAAAAAAGGCAGGGCGCGCGTGCTTGAAAATTTCACAATCGAAAAAACCGTTGACAAGTACCTGCGGCTTTTCAAATCGCTTTCGTAG
- the truD gene encoding tRNA pseudouridine(13) synthase TruD codes for MVSGNFFSTKSGGIGGQLKRRYSDFIVEEIMENGRACEATRFLGKSVAQKLSIPGREDDRKQSQLHMDFEKINKDMNFCFSVLSRRIGCSRKRFGYAGLKDKRGITCQRISVFQPDVQKLESFSGQGMELRNPEWHPDRIEIGMLKGNRFTITVRDIALEENEIRGRVEACLGEMVADGVANYFGEQRFGGIRRITHLVGREFVKGNVEKAVMLYLTSVVPEEEEDVKSARIALAQSNDFGAALKNFPQKYRYERTIAEHLHSHPNDFAGAFRKLPKAMCYLFTHAYQSYLFNKIIDRRFEEGIGISKTDGDVLLDNVPSAMLAGYESAFAEGKAGAIEKAVLEEQGVSLSEFKIASMPELSSKGARKAIALFPENPEILAVGDDEFFPGKRFCTVSFSLSKGNYATTIMREIMKVNAPA; via the coding sequence GTGGTTTCTGGAAACTTTTTTTCAACCAAAAGCGGGGGCATCGGCGGCCAGCTGAAAAGGCGCTATTCGGATTTCATTGTAGAGGAAATCATGGAGAACGGCAGGGCCTGCGAAGCCACGAGGTTTCTGGGAAAAAGCGTTGCGCAAAAGCTCTCAATTCCGGGCCGCGAGGACGACAGGAAGCAGAGCCAACTGCACATGGATTTTGAGAAAATCAACAAGGACATGAATTTCTGCTTTTCCGTGCTGTCAAGGCGCATTGGCTGCAGCAGGAAAAGGTTTGGCTATGCCGGATTGAAGGACAAGCGCGGAATAACCTGCCAGCGCATTTCGGTTTTCCAGCCCGACGTGCAAAAGCTTGAATCGTTTTCCGGCCAGGGCATGGAACTCAGAAACCCGGAATGGCATCCGGATAGGATTGAAATCGGAATGCTGAAAGGCAACAGGTTCACTATAACCGTGAGGGACATTGCCTTGGAGGAAAATGAAATCCGGGGGCGCGTGGAAGCCTGCCTTGGCGAAATGGTCGCGGATGGCGTGGCAAACTATTTCGGGGAGCAGCGCTTCGGTGGAATCCGCAGGATAACGCACCTTGTCGGAAGGGAATTCGTGAAAGGCAACGTCGAAAAGGCGGTGATGCTTTACCTGACTTCGGTTGTGCCCGAAGAAGAGGAGGACGTGAAAAGTGCGAGGATTGCATTGGCGCAGTCGAATGATTTCGGCGCGGCTCTCAAGAATTTTCCGCAAAAATACAGGTACGAGCGCACCATTGCAGAGCATTTGCATTCCCATCCGAACGATTTTGCGGGCGCGTTCAGGAAACTGCCGAAGGCAATGTGCTATCTTTTCACGCACGCGTACCAGAGCTATTTGTTCAACAAAATAATCGACCGCAGGTTCGAGGAAGGCATCGGCATTTCAAAAACCGACGGAGATGTCCTGCTTGACAATGTTCCATCCGCAATGCTTGCCGGCTATGAAAGCGCTTTTGCCGAGGGAAAGGCTGGCGCGATAGAGAAAGCCGTGCTGGAAGAGCAAGGCGTTTCGCTTTCGGAGTTCAAAATCGCGAGCATGCCGGAACTTTCGTCCAAGGGTGCGCGCAAAGCCATTGCATTGTTTCCGGAAAACCCGGAAATCCTTGCCGTGGGGGACGACGAATTCTTTCCGGGCAAAAGATTCTGCACGGTTTCGTTTTCGCTTTCAAAGGGAAACTATGCAACGACAATCATGCGCGAGATAATGAAAGTGAATGCTCCGGCGTAG
- the dph2 gene encoding diphthamide biosynthesis enzyme Dph2 has product MLDLKLDLEGLCAELEKRKAKKVLLQLPEGLKTRSNEIVERLESHGIVAMLFVEPSFGACDIRENEAKDLGCDVVVHFGHNRFYMEKFPTVYWPVEYEFDEKKVAKETEKLAAFLEKKGLTKIGLCSAVQYAKTLPILEKALGKHGIKCFNAKGPRTQAGQVLGCNCSTVAFADEKVDANVFAGDGAFHPLMIVFASQKPVFGFSPSDGKITDYSGEREKFLRKRFAAIAMAQEARIFGILVSTKKGQNMIKVGEHAKMEIEKAGKKAVIIASDLVKEDYLAGLKLDALVDTACPRIALDDSHLFKRPIVTPLELEIVLGKKKFEDYLANSYY; this is encoded by the coding sequence ATGCTGGACCTCAAACTGGACCTTGAAGGCCTCTGCGCGGAACTTGAAAAGCGCAAGGCAAAAAAGGTTTTATTGCAATTGCCCGAAGGCCTCAAAACGCGCTCGAACGAAATCGTTGAAAGACTTGAAAGCCACGGCATTGTTGCAATGCTTTTTGTCGAACCGAGCTTCGGGGCCTGCGACATACGCGAGAACGAGGCGAAAGACCTCGGCTGCGACGTTGTCGTGCATTTCGGCCACAACCGCTTTTACATGGAAAAGTTTCCGACTGTTTACTGGCCCGTCGAATACGAATTCGACGAAAAAAAGGTCGCCAAGGAAACGGAAAAACTCGCCGCGTTCCTGGAAAAAAAGGGCTTGACAAAAATCGGCTTGTGCTCTGCTGTGCAGTACGCAAAAACCCTGCCCATTCTCGAAAAGGCGCTTGGAAAGCATGGCATAAAATGCTTCAATGCAAAAGGCCCGCGCACTCAAGCTGGGCAGGTTCTGGGATGCAACTGTTCGACCGTCGCGTTTGCCGATGAAAAGGTCGATGCCAACGTTTTCGCGGGCGACGGCGCATTTCATCCATTGATGATTGTTTTCGCCTCGCAGAAGCCGGTTTTCGGCTTCAGTCCGTCTGATGGCAAAATAACGGATTATTCTGGTGAACGGGAAAAGTTTTTGCGAAAGAGGTTTGCTGCAATCGCAATGGCGCAGGAAGCCAGGATTTTCGGAATCCTCGTCAGCACGAAAAAGGGGCAGAACATGATAAAAGTCGGGGAGCACGCGAAAATGGAAATCGAAAAAGCCGGAAAAAAGGCAGTCATCATTGCAAGCGACCTTGTGAAGGAAGACTATCTTGCGGGATTGAAACTTGACGCGCTCGTCGACACTGCCTGCCCGCGCATTGCACTCGACGATTCGCACCTTTTCAAACGGCCCATTGTGACGCCGCTTGAACTGGAAATAGTTCTGGGCAAAAAAAAGTTCGAAGACTATCTGGCGAACTCGTATTATTGA